The Kosakonia sp. SMBL-WEM22 sequence GATGAACTGGAAAATCGCCATCGTGCCCAGCAGGTTCGAGGCCAGTGACGCCTCCTGCATCAGCACAAACACCACGTAGTAGGTGAAGACGGCGTTAAACACATCCTGGGCAATATAGCCGCCAAGGTACATGCCAAGATGCTGGCGGAAAATCTTTATGCGCAGCGTCGAGCTGAGTTCCACCACCAGGCGGCGCAGGCTCTGCCCGAGGGATAGACTTTTTTTCTCCTCTTCGGCACGCAGGGCCGCTTCTGTCCACTCCTCACGCGGACGCTCCCAGGTAAAGATCCAGACCAGGGTCAGCATAATGGCGCACAGCACCGAGAAGACCAGGCTGGCATAGAAGAAGGAGACGGCGTTATCTTTGCCGAAGTGCGTCAGCAGTACGCCGGGCAGGAACGAGGCGAGGATCGCCGACATCTGCGCCATAGAGATGCGCGCGCCGGAAAACTTGGTTTTCTGTTTGAAATCATCAGTCATCTCCGGCACCAGCGTCTCATACGGCACCAGGATCATGGTGTAGACCACATCAAACAGCAGATAGGTAAGCAGGTAGTACCAGAAGCTCATATCCCCGACCCACATTATCGAGTAGCTGAAGACGCAGGGAATTCCGAGCAGAATAAAGAACTTACGCCGTCCGAAGCGCTTGCCTAAACGAGTCGAACCGAAGTTATCGGTAAGAAAGCCCATCAGCGGGCTGACCACCGCATCCAGCACCCTCGCGGCGGCGAAGATAAAGGTCGCTTCAATCGGCGTCAGGCCGCAAAAGGTGGTGTAGAAGTAGAGTAACCATGCGGCGGTAAGTGCTGTCGTGCCCGCACCCAGAAAATCGCCTGACCCGTAGGCCAGGTAATTAGCCAATCCAATTTTTCGTGTTTTCATTGCCGTCAACCCTGTTCATTTTGGGGGACCTTTGACGATCCGGCTGAGTCAAAGGAATTTCTTACACGGCTAAAGTAAGGGGATGCGCAGTGGGAAA is a genomic window containing:
- a CDS encoding MFS transporter, whose protein sequence is MKTRKIGLANYLAYGSGDFLGAGTTALTAAWLLYFYTTFCGLTPIEATFIFAAARVLDAVVSPLMGFLTDNFGSTRLGKRFGRRKFFILLGIPCVFSYSIMWVGDMSFWYYLLTYLLFDVVYTMILVPYETLVPEMTDDFKQKTKFSGARISMAQMSAILASFLPGVLLTHFGKDNAVSFFYASLVFSVLCAIMLTLVWIFTWERPREEWTEAALRAEEEKKSLSLGQSLRRLVVELSSTLRIKIFRQHLGMYLGGYIAQDVFNAVFTYYVVFVLMQEASLASNLLGTMAIFQFIAVIAMIPLCIRFGPAPSYRMVVVLFGLSAISYAVLYYAGLSDVYSLLLLISAVAGLGRGGINYVPWNTYTYIADIDEVVTGQRREGIFAGIMTLTRKASQAGAVMLVGIVMQASGFVSGQKTQLPEVSHTILMVMCFGTVAVLCCGFLVSLRFKLNLKTHSVLRAETAKMRQNGRAMPENITPEARETVEMLAGMPYESLWGNNNIGFLNRNKPAAPTLKEAHLKSTYN